A portion of the Stigmatella aurantiaca DW4/3-1 genome contains these proteins:
- a CDS encoding tautomerase family protein, giving the protein MIDIVAPEGTFPESSEAALLERVTGCLLEWEKVTRIPVAVANTGAFLQVIPRARAAAGGKAASVVRVQVLTPAGALKQEQRDGIAAGITTLVGELASEPGIRDRTWVLFHEAVDGGWGIAGTAYTHAGLADMIRASLRPGGHPAPGT; this is encoded by the coding sequence ATGATTGACATCGTAGCACCGGAGGGCACCTTCCCCGAGTCGAGCGAGGCGGCGCTGCTGGAGCGGGTCACCGGCTGCCTTCTCGAATGGGAGAAGGTGACCCGCATTCCCGTCGCGGTGGCGAACACGGGAGCGTTCCTTCAGGTGATTCCCCGGGCGCGCGCCGCGGCGGGGGGCAAGGCGGCCAGCGTGGTGCGCGTGCAGGTGCTCACGCCCGCGGGGGCGCTGAAACAGGAGCAGCGAGACGGCATTGCCGCGGGCATCACCACCCTCGTGGGTGAACTCGCGAGCGAGCCGGGCATTCGCGACCGGACCTGGGTGCTCTTTCACGAAGCCGTCGACGGCGGGTGGGGGATCGCCGGGACGGCGTACACCCACGCCGGACTCGCGGACATGATTCGCGCCAGCCTGCGCCCCGGTGGTCATCCAGCGCCGGGGACCTAG
- a CDS encoding response regulator transcription factor → MGERILLIEDDPQLGAQIADFLGRAGFEPVWWKEGRALHPGEAEAYGLIILDLMLPGTYGMDILRGLREGSEVPVLVLSARNDTSDKVRALRLGADDYMTKPFWPEELVERVRARLRRPVMQRQEQVELGALRVDLQAREVLVHGKPVELTRVEFNLLAALARRPGAAVTRQWLVDNVLDPEREGTERTLDVHVSRLRRKLGPGKHIETVWGIGYRLGGGGGDA, encoded by the coding sequence ATGGGCGAACGCATCCTGCTCATCGAGGATGATCCACAGCTGGGCGCACAGATCGCCGACTTCCTGGGCCGGGCCGGTTTCGAACCGGTGTGGTGGAAGGAGGGGAGGGCCCTGCATCCGGGGGAGGCGGAGGCGTACGGCCTCATCATCCTGGACCTGATGCTGCCGGGCACCTACGGCATGGACATCCTCCGGGGGCTGCGCGAGGGCTCGGAGGTGCCCGTGCTCGTGCTCAGCGCCCGGAATGACACCTCGGACAAGGTGCGGGCGCTGCGGCTGGGCGCGGATGACTACATGACCAAGCCCTTCTGGCCAGAGGAGTTGGTGGAGCGCGTGCGGGCACGGCTGCGCCGGCCGGTCATGCAGCGCCAGGAGCAGGTGGAGCTGGGCGCGCTGCGGGTGGACCTCCAGGCCCGGGAGGTGCTCGTCCACGGCAAGCCCGTGGAGCTGACGCGCGTGGAGTTCAACCTGCTGGCGGCCCTGGCGCGCCGGCCCGGGGCGGCGGTGACGCGCCAGTGGCTGGTGGACAACGTGTTGGACCCCGAGCGCGAGGGCACCGAGCGCACCCTGGACGTGCACGTGTCCCGGCTGCGCCGCAAGCTGGGGCCGGGCAAACACATCGAGACGGTGTGGGGCATTGGCTACCGGCTGGGCGGCGGGGGAGGGGACGCGTGA
- a CDS encoding sensor histidine kinase, giving the protein MKLRMRLALMTVAVAVPVALCMGWLHVASQVRALESALSEYALAHMLSGGRERCEASPEDWSIVPPPSRPGGGGDRGPPPKPRGRPHGPRPPPGSRLYAYDTQLSAHNPSAPALDASLAEAMREGKALASRASAFGVDAPREVLIRMPWGTGPCAFALVRWPGRFNTEERPTVPFPHEYWLIPTGIALAGVLFALGPVVRRLRQLTGEVRTFVRSAYQGSITQQGNDEISELARAFGDAGREVRAQMDLKEKREQTLRSFLENTTHDVMIPLTVLQGHLAELQQHAAAGTPVETSVVAAASQEAHYMAALIHNLGAAARLEAGEPSVQRVPVNLNALVERCVGRHRPIARQQGVQLDYAVPDPPVSLTGDDTLIEQAVSNVIYNAVRYNARGGHVAVVLEREPGPAFRLRVLDDGPGIPEGELSHLVERRVRGDAARTRGPGGHGLGLNIAWKVAVLHGWSLQLGRSEYGGLQVDFLGERSSEPAPGAERAEAPAPRPPSA; this is encoded by the coding sequence GTGAAGCTGCGCATGCGGCTGGCGTTGATGACGGTGGCGGTGGCCGTTCCCGTGGCGCTCTGCATGGGGTGGCTCCACGTGGCCAGCCAGGTGCGGGCGCTCGAATCGGCCCTCTCGGAATATGCCCTGGCGCACATGCTCTCCGGGGGACGCGAGCGCTGCGAGGCTTCGCCCGAGGACTGGAGCATCGTGCCGCCTCCCTCCCGGCCCGGGGGCGGGGGCGACCGGGGGCCTCCGCCCAAACCCCGGGGACGCCCGCATGGGCCCCGCCCCCCGCCCGGCTCGCGGCTGTATGCCTATGACACCCAGCTCTCGGCCCACAACCCTTCCGCGCCCGCCCTGGATGCCTCCCTCGCGGAGGCGATGCGAGAGGGAAAAGCGCTCGCCAGCCGGGCCTCGGCGTTCGGGGTGGACGCGCCGCGCGAGGTGCTGATCCGGATGCCCTGGGGCACGGGGCCCTGTGCGTTCGCGCTCGTGCGGTGGCCGGGGCGGTTCAACACCGAGGAGCGGCCCACCGTTCCGTTCCCCCATGAGTACTGGCTCATCCCGACGGGGATTGCCCTGGCGGGGGTGCTGTTCGCGCTGGGGCCGGTGGTGCGGCGCCTGCGCCAGCTCACCGGCGAGGTGCGCACCTTCGTCCGCAGCGCGTACCAGGGCTCCATCACCCAGCAGGGCAACGATGAGATCTCCGAACTGGCACGGGCCTTCGGCGACGCGGGCCGCGAGGTCCGCGCCCAGATGGACCTGAAGGAGAAGCGCGAACAGACGCTGCGCTCCTTCCTGGAGAACACCACGCACGATGTGATGATCCCCCTGACGGTGCTCCAGGGGCACCTGGCGGAGTTGCAACAACACGCGGCGGCCGGTACGCCGGTGGAGACTTCGGTCGTGGCGGCGGCCAGCCAGGAGGCGCACTACATGGCGGCGCTCATCCACAACCTGGGGGCGGCGGCCCGGTTGGAAGCGGGCGAACCCTCGGTGCAGCGCGTTCCGGTGAACCTCAATGCGCTGGTGGAGCGGTGCGTGGGCCGCCACCGGCCCATCGCGCGGCAGCAAGGCGTGCAGCTCGACTACGCCGTCCCCGACCCGCCGGTGAGCCTGACCGGAGACGACACCCTCATCGAGCAGGCGGTGAGCAACGTCATCTACAACGCCGTGCGCTACAACGCGCGCGGAGGCCACGTCGCCGTGGTGCTCGAGCGGGAGCCCGGCCCAGCGTTCCGCCTGAGGGTGCTGGATGACGGGCCCGGGATTCCCGAGGGCGAGCTGTCACACCTCGTCGAGCGGCGGGTCCGAGGGGACGCGGCACGCACGCGGGGGCCGGGCGGACACGGGCTGGGCCTGAACATCGCCTGGAAGGTGGCGGTGCTGCACGGCTGGAGCCTCCAACTGGGGCGCTCCGAATACGGCGGGCTCCAGGTGGACTTCCTGGGAGAGCGGTCTTCCGAGCCAGCGCCCGGTGCGGAACGTGCCGAAGCGCCTGCCCCGCGTCCGCCGTCTGCTTGA
- a CDS encoding protocatechuate 3,4-dioxygenase — MRHNAKKDMSPPELTRRRVLGGIGLALAALPLSQFLACGNDDEGSDPGDGTTDPGAWATGGTAAMVAASTYPNPFASGPGTACLLTCEATLGPCYAETLVRKDISEGHEGLPVRLALRVVNESCVPIQGAEVDIWHAAPEGLYSGDDADPFCTSNDPSATAARWFRGVQTTDADGRVDFDSCFPGWYSSRTIHIHFTVRLNGSEYVTSQLVFDDALNDDVINNQPLYNTRGPRDTTNATDNVVSAESAPDYSFQTQRMSDGAMLAWKTLVIRSSLSNASCQVPGGNGGGGGGGPGGPPPGWDGGTPPPRDGGMGPPRDGG; from the coding sequence ATGCGCCACAACGCCAAGAAAGACATGTCCCCCCCGGAACTGACCCGCCGCCGCGTGCTTGGTGGAATCGGTCTCGCCCTGGCGGCCTTGCCGCTCAGCCAGTTCCTGGCCTGTGGGAACGACGACGAGGGCTCGGACCCGGGTGACGGCACGACGGATCCCGGTGCCTGGGCCACGGGGGGCACGGCGGCCATGGTGGCCGCGAGCACCTATCCGAACCCCTTCGCCTCCGGCCCGGGGACGGCCTGCCTGCTGACGTGCGAAGCCACCCTCGGTCCTTGTTATGCGGAGACCCTGGTGCGCAAGGACATCAGCGAGGGGCACGAGGGTCTGCCCGTCCGGCTCGCGCTGCGGGTGGTGAACGAGAGCTGTGTGCCCATTCAGGGCGCCGAGGTCGACATCTGGCATGCCGCGCCGGAAGGGCTTTATTCGGGCGATGATGCGGACCCGTTCTGCACCTCGAATGATCCGTCCGCTACCGCCGCGCGGTGGTTCCGAGGGGTGCAGACGACGGACGCGGACGGCCGGGTGGACTTCGACTCCTGCTTCCCGGGCTGGTACAGCAGCCGGACGATTCACATCCACTTCACGGTTCGTCTCAACGGCAGTGAGTATGTGACGTCCCAGCTTGTCTTTGATGACGCGTTGAATGACGACGTCATCAACAACCAGCCGCTCTACAACACGCGCGGACCGCGTGACACGACGAACGCGACGGACAATGTCGTCTCGGCGGAGAGCGCTCCGGACTACAGCTTCCAGACGCAGCGGATGTCCGACGGGGCGATGCTGGCCTGGAAAACCCTGGTCATCCGCTCCTCGCTCTCCAATGCTTCATGCCAGGTGCCCGGTGGGAACGGCGGCGGTGGCGGTGGCGGCCCGGGCGGTCCTCCGCCGGGGTGGGACGGCGGCACGCCTCCTCCACGGGATGGCGGCATGGGCCCTCCGCGGGATGGTGGTTGA
- a CDS encoding DUF2267 domain-containing protein yields MATQGKDILQDTGLEQGGERQTPVREGRAQRSESRAAQTYAFFLKDLEAKGLDRKLAEQAIQAVLCVMERRLMSDESRHMEAQLPRKVVALVKRCAEHQDLPYEKFGREEFLGRVTAHLNVAVDEAERISCAVLSTVREHLTPGEAEDVLGQLPLELRTLWFQPGTSMRQRISDVMKKGLECVGPHETLKAVAEKMRACNIGPLPVCEGDQVLGIITDRDIVIRAVSQGWDPNTTPVSAAMTHQVESVFVDESLGEAARRMNAKQIRRILVMDRQGKLAGILSTKDIAEALGEHIAGRPLGVIARDWKPLH; encoded by the coding sequence ATGGCGACGCAAGGAAAAGACATTCTTCAAGACACGGGTCTGGAGCAAGGAGGCGAGCGTCAAACGCCGGTGCGCGAAGGCCGGGCCCAGCGCAGCGAGTCTCGAGCCGCTCAGACCTACGCCTTCTTCCTGAAAGACCTGGAGGCCAAGGGGCTCGACCGGAAGCTCGCGGAGCAGGCGATTCAAGCCGTCCTGTGCGTGATGGAGCGGCGGCTGATGAGCGACGAGTCCCGGCACATGGAGGCCCAGCTGCCGAGAAAAGTGGTGGCGTTGGTGAAGCGCTGTGCGGAACACCAGGATCTGCCGTATGAGAAATTCGGCCGGGAGGAGTTCCTCGGCAGAGTTACGGCGCACCTGAACGTGGCGGTGGACGAGGCGGAGCGCATCAGCTGCGCGGTGCTGTCCACGGTCCGGGAACACCTCACGCCGGGCGAGGCCGAGGACGTGCTGGGGCAACTCCCCTTGGAGCTGCGGACGTTGTGGTTCCAGCCGGGCACCTCCATGCGCCAGCGGATCTCCGATGTGATGAAGAAAGGGCTGGAGTGCGTGGGGCCCCACGAAACGCTGAAGGCCGTGGCGGAGAAGATGCGGGCCTGCAACATCGGGCCCCTGCCCGTGTGTGAGGGGGACCAGGTGCTGGGCATCATCACCGACCGGGACATCGTGATCCGGGCGGTCTCCCAGGGGTGGGACCCGAACACGACGCCCGTCTCGGCGGCCATGACGCATCAGGTGGAGTCGGTCTTCGTGGACGAGTCACTGGGCGAGGCCGCGAGGCGGATGAACGCGAAGCAGATCCGGCGGATCCTCGTGATGGATCGGCAGGGGAAACTCGCGGGCATCCTGTCCACGAAGGACATCGCCGAGGCACTGGGTGAGCACATAGCCGGCCGGCCGCTGGGGGTCATCGCCCGTGACTGGAAACCCTTGCACTGA
- a CDS encoding secretin and TonB N-terminal domain-containing protein → MSRVGVFLSALLVLASPSLAAPPRAESKRIHLDVVRADLHDVLRMLADVGRLNLVVSDQVQGTVTLKLKNVPWHEALDTVLASHALGQEIEGNVLRVAPLKELAAEAAARAKWKQAREEVAPLKTFFIPVSHARAAELLPHVQAQLSPRGTVSVDERTNTLIVTDVEPVTVP, encoded by the coding sequence ATGAGCCGAGTGGGCGTCTTCCTCTCCGCGCTGCTGGTGCTGGCTTCCCCCAGCCTGGCGGCGCCTCCCCGGGCCGAGTCCAAGCGCATCCACCTCGATGTCGTGCGCGCCGACTTACACGACGTGTTGCGCATGCTGGCCGATGTGGGCCGGCTCAACCTGGTCGTGTCCGACCAGGTGCAGGGCACGGTGACGCTGAAGCTGAAGAATGTCCCCTGGCATGAGGCCCTGGACACGGTGCTGGCCTCCCATGCGCTGGGCCAGGAAATCGAGGGCAACGTGCTTCGGGTGGCTCCCCTCAAGGAACTGGCGGCCGAGGCCGCTGCGCGCGCGAAGTGGAAGCAGGCGCGTGAGGAAGTGGCTCCGCTCAAGACGTTCTTCATTCCGGTGAGCCACGCCCGGGCGGCGGAGCTGCTCCCCCACGTTCAGGCGCAGCTGTCGCCCCGTGGGACGGTGAGCGTGGATGAGCGGACGAACACGCTCATCGTCACGGACGTGGAGCCGGTGACCGTGCCTTGA